Proteins encoded in a region of the Sparus aurata chromosome 6, fSpaAur1.1, whole genome shotgun sequence genome:
- the adnpa gene encoding activity-dependent neuroprotective protein a produces the protein MYQLPVNNLTRIRRARKQVKKALGDIGLEFCKEAAEEFKDFCPNDQFVKGTLCLDICGWDPSYSKTQEYRSKPFCCTECPFSSKYYSGYKNHFRNVHRKIFDSKILLNCPYCTFTASKRTLETHVKIFHMPKSARQNYGNSQGIALGKNDKTYLDRARQGNGVEKAMYFCKKCTFRDSLYNVVRRHIYREHFQHIVSPYLGMVSESLVKNGANSVNGNNILCKRCQFSTRSYEALVQHVIEYHERIGAQVTTMIGHATVVVSRPQLLPEASQKAPVIVSRGLTHRADPLSQPVIGYLKPVGPVVKNQSSIAASKVRVAVPGNPIVAENNSAGVNTAQTQKWKICTVCNELFPETLYNAHFENAHKAKKVWALAKYIMKIHNFTSKCLLCNRYLPSDTLLNHMLIHGLTCPQCHSAFHNVEKIMEHTSQAHPDDFVGPPGASPLTFDLTIKQEKSSNVQLVVLTFNMKESVNGQDQSAPAQNAAPPLVKVSAPRMIEKKPDPLAGRSYPAVTHKSEVGKTLCPLCFTILKGPISDALAMHLRERHQVLQTMHPVEKKMTYKCIHCLGVYTSNMVASTITLHLVQCRAVGRTQASQGFKSALTLNSSGAGFLKRQPPPLAMTNPKKFKLSKESKISTTAVVNQFGSDGLALDPRSYEHKTYEARKNFLTAYFNRRPYLTPQEEERLSASLWLWKSDIASHFANKRRVCEKLCETKKVSVLLGFDMHAVRKVKHDLIFEDSKLDGTSVARPGGLKFGTPNTDQNRQCETLNCTLKLSTCTETISIDSDSEPEIEETPTENGNVDTNQQENVLSQEPVNLIEETEPVNTDDSPREQESALQDGKANAGMTSC, from the exons ATGTATCAGCTCCCAGTGAACAACCTTACAAGAATCAGGAGAGCGAGGAAACAAGTGAAAAAGGCCCTTGGAGACATTGGACTGGAGTTCTGCAAGGAGGCGGCGGAG GAATTCAAAGACTTTTGCCCGAATGATCAATTTGTAAAAGGCACTCTTTGCCTTGATATCTGCGGATGGGATCCATCATACTCTAAAACACAG GAATACCGATCGAAGCCATTCTGCTGCACAGAGTGCCCCTTTTCTTCCAAATACTACTCAGGCTACAAGAATCATTTCCGCAATGTGCACAGGAAAATCTTTGACAGCAAAATTCTGCTCAACTGTCCATACTGCACATTCACTGCAAGCAAGAGAACTCTGGAGACGCACGTTAAAATATTCCACATGCCCAAATCAGCACGGCAGAACTATGGAAACTCGCAGGGAATTGCACTGGGAAAGAATGACAAAACCTATCTTGATAGAGCCAGACAGGGAAATGGTGTGGAAAAAGCAATGTACTTTTGTAAAAAGTGCACGTTCCGGGACTCTCTCTACAATGTTGTGAGAAGGCACATCTACAGGGAACATTTTCAGCACATCGTCTCACCGTATCTTGGCATGGTTTCTGAATCATTGGTCAAAAATGGTGCTAATTCTGTCAATGGCAACAACATCCTATGTAAGCGCTGCCAGTTCTCCACTCGTAGCTACGAGGCTCTAGTACAGCATGTTATAGAGTACCATGAGCGCATTGGTGCTCAGGTGACCACCATGATTGGACATGCTACTGTTGTTGTCTCAAGACCCCAGCTCTTACCAGAGGCGTCTCAGAAAGCACCTGTGATCGTTAGCAGGGGGCTTACACATAGAGCTGACCCACTATCCCAACCAGTAATCGGCTATTTAAAGCCTGTGGGCCCTGTTGTAAAAAATCAGTCTTCCATTGCAGCCAGTAAGGTGCGTGTTGCAGTTCCTGGCAACCCCATTGTGGCTGAAAATAATTCAGCGGGTGTAAACACAGCGCAGACACAGAAGTGGAAGATATGTACGGTTTGCAATGAGCTTTTTCCTGAAACCCTCTATAATGCTCATTTTGAGAACGCACACAAGGCAAAGAAAGTGTGGGCACTGGCTAAGTACATCATGAAAATCCACAACTTCACCAGCAAGTGTTTGCTTTGCAACCGCTACTTGCCCAGCGACACGCTGCTTAACCACATGCTAATACACGGGCTTACCTGTCCACAGTGCCACTCTGCTTTCCACAATGTTGAGAAAATCATGGAGCACACGTCTCAGGCTCATCCCGATGACTTTGTTGGACCCCCAGGTGCATCACCGCTGACCTTTGATCTCACCATCAAACAAGAGAAGTCCAGTAACGTACAGCTTGTCGTTCTCACCTTTAACATGAAGGAGTCTGTCAATGGTCAGGATCAGTCTGCACCTGCTCAGAATGCTGCTCCACCTCTGGTCAAAGTTAGCGCTCCAAGAATGATTGAGAAAAAGCCTGACCCACTTGCTGGTAGAAGTTATCCTGCAGTTACTCACAAGAGTGAGGTTGGAAAGACTCTGTGTCCGCTGTGCTTCACCATACTCAAAGGTCCCATCTCCGATGCTTTGGCCATGCACCTGAGGGAGCGACACCAAGTGCTCCAGACAATGCATCCTgtagaaaaaaagatgacataCAAGTGCATTCATTGCTTGGGGGTGTACACCAGTAACATGGTGGCGTCCACAATCACCCTGCATCTTGTGCAGTGCAGGGCAGTTGGTAGGACCCAGGCAAGCCAAGGCTTCAAGTCTGCCTTGACTCTCAACTCATCTGGTGCTGGCTTCCTCAAGAGACAGCCACCACCGCTGGCCATGACCAACCCtaagaaattcaaactgagcAAGGAGTCAAAGATTTCCACCACAGCTGTTGTAAATCAGTTTGGGTCTGATGGCCTTGCTCTGGATCCCAGAAGCTACGAACACAAGACGTATGAGGCCAGGAAGAATTTCCTTACCGCTTACTTCAACCGGCGACCATACCTTACTCCTCAGGAAGAGGAAAGGCTGTCGGCAAGTCTGTGGCTGTGGAAATCTGACATTGCTAGTCACTTTGCAAACAAGAGAAGGGTCTGTGAGAAACTATGCGAGACCAAGAAGGTGTCTGTGCTGCTCGGCTTTGACATGCATGCAGTCAGGAAAGTTAAGCACGACCTGATATTTGAGGATAGCAAGTTAGACGGCACCTCAGTGGCAAGACCTGGAGGCCTCAAGTTTGGTACCCCGAACACAGACCAAAACAGGCAGTGTGAGACTCTAAACTGTACCTTAAAACTCAGCACATGCACGGAGACCATTTCCATTGACTCAGACAGTGAACCAGAAATAGAGGAGACACCTACTGAGAATGGAAATGTTGACACAAACCAACAAGAGAATGTATTATCACAGGAGCCCGTAAACCTGATCGAGGAGACAGAACCTGTGAACACTGACGACTCCCCCAGAGAGCAGGAGAGCGCTTTGCAAGATGGGAAAGCAAATGCTGGGATGACATCCTGTTAG